Within the Sulfurospirillum barnesii SES-3 genome, the region GTAAAGGTATTTTTAAATTACGCTTAGCAATTTGTAACTGGTATGCTAGAAAATATGGTGTTACGCTTGATCCCAATACCGAAGCAGTAGCAACTCTTGGAAGCAAAGAGGGTTTTGTGCATTTAGCACAAGCGATTATGAATCCAGGCGATGTTGCTGTTGTGCCAGATCCAGCATACCCCATTCATGCCTATGCTTTTATGATTGCGGGGGGCAATGTTCATAAATTTAGTTTAGATTATAATGAGCACTATGAGTTGGATAAAGAGCAGTTTTTTATTAAGCTGAAAAAAGTGTTTCGTGAGTCTGCTCCAAAACCTAAATTTGTTGTGGTCAATTTTCCTCATAATCCAACCTGTGTGACAACCGATGTTTCATTTTATGAAGAATTGGTTGCTTACGCTAAAGAAGAGCGTTTTTATATCATCAGTGATATAGCCTACGCAGATCTCTCGTTTGATGGTTATGAAACACCTTCTATTTTTCAAGTAGAGGGTGCTAAAGATGTTGCGGTTGAGTGTTACACTCTTTCTAAAAGTTATAACATGGCAGGTTGGCGTGTGGGGTTTGTTGTAGGAAATAAAAAACTGGTTGGTGCATTACAAAAAATTAAATCATGGTTTGATTATGGAATGTTTACACCCATTCAAGTAGCCTCTACTGTAGCACTCGATGGCCCTCAAGAGTGTGTCGATGAAATAAGAGAAAAATACCGTAAACGTCGAGATGTTTTAGTCGAAAGCTTTAATAATGCAGGTTGGGAAATGCAAAAGCCCCAATCAACCATGTTTGTATGGGCAAAAATCCCTAAAGTAGCAGAACATTTAGGCAGTATGGAATTTGCAAAACAGCTCTTAAAAGAGGCAAAAATTGCGGTC harbors:
- a CDS encoding LL-diaminopimelate aminotransferase; the encoded protein is MFDEIRFNTIDRLPGYVFAQINELKLSARHAGDDIIDFSMGNPDGRTPQHIIDKLVESAQKDGTHGYSVSKGIFKLRLAICNWYARKYGVTLDPNTEAVATLGSKEGFVHLAQAIMNPGDVAVVPDPAYPIHAYAFMIAGGNVHKFSLDYNEHYELDKEQFFIKLKKVFRESAPKPKFVVVNFPHNPTCVTTDVSFYEELVAYAKEERFYIISDIAYADLSFDGYETPSIFQVEGAKDVAVECYTLSKSYNMAGWRVGFVVGNKKLVGALQKIKSWFDYGMFTPIQVASTVALDGPQECVDEIREKYRKRRDVLVESFNNAGWEMQKPQSTMFVWAKIPKVAEHLGSMEFAKQLLKEAKIAVSPGIGFGESGDAYVRIALIENENRIRQAARNVKKYLKSLEG